Part of the Syntrophorhabdus sp. genome is shown below.
AGGCCCGGGAGCTTTTCGACGGAAAGGCCCTCATCGTGGACCTCAGCGCCGACTTCCGTTTCGAGGACCTTGCGATCTACGAGAGTGCCTACGTGCCCCACACGGCGAAAGAGCTTGCCGCACAGGCGGTCTTCGGCCTCCCCGAACTCTACAGGGAGAAGATCAAGGGGGTGAAGCTCGTCGGCAATCCGGGTTGCTATCCGACGTCGGCCATTCTCCCCCTGTATCCTCTCGTCAAACACGGAATGCTCGAAGGCGATATCTTCATCGACTCAAAGTCGGGGGTCAGCGGAGCCGGCCGGGAGGGAAAGGTCGGCAGTCTCTTCTGCGAGGTCTCCGAGGGATTCCGCGCCTATAACGTCGGGGTCCACCGGCACGAGCCGGAGATACAGAAGGAAGTCAACAAGTACTCACCCCAGAGGATATCCTTTGTCCCCCACCTCGTTCCCATGTCGCGAGGTATCCTGACGACGGTCTACGGTAGACTGGCCAAGGCGGCAAAGACCGCCGAGGTCCTCGACGTCTTTCGGGAGACCTTCAAGGGCGAGCCTTTTGTCCGGATCATGGACGAGAACGTCTACCCCGACACCCGGTTCGTCAGGTTCTCCAATTACTGCGACATCGGTCTCAAGGTCCTCGACGACGGCCGCATCATCGTCATCTCCACCATCGACAACCTCGTCAAGGGCGCCTCGGGCCAGGCCCTCCAGAACATGAACGTGGCCCTTGGCCTTCCCGAAACCGCAGGCCTTTCCGGGGTACCCCAGTATCCCTAGTCTTTCTGCGCTTCCGCACAGAAAGACCGTCTCAAGTCTCACGTCTCAGGTTTCAAGTTAAAGACCTTAGAAGACCGTTTCAGGTTTCAGGTTAACGACCGAAAGCCTTGGAGGGACGAAAAAGAAAGAGGCTCTCTCTGTCCTTTCTTCTGAAACCTGAAACCGCCTCTACCCCTCCATCTTCCGTATGTCCTTGATATGTACCTGTTCCTTAAGAATGAAGATGAAGCCCATGATGTTGTAGGGGATGTACCAGGAGGCGTGGAAGAAGAGGGATACGGCGAAGGATTGCGCCTTGGGGACGCCGAAGATGGCGAGGAGGTAGACGAGAAGGAACTGGTAGACGCCGATGTATCCCGGGGAAGAGGGTACGGCGAGGCCCATGTTCAGGAGGGCCGTGACAAAAGGGGCGTAGACGAAGGGCAGGGGAACACCGAGGGTCTTGAGGGAGAAGTACAGGGCTGAGCTCATGGAGAGCCAGTTGACGATGGACAGGACGATGAAGAGCGCGATATGCCCCGGTGTGCTGATGCGGCGGAGGTTCTCCTGTATCTCAAGCACTCTCACGGCGAGGCGCGCGAGGAAGGGACGCTTGAACCCTTGGAGGAACCCGGCCATCCTGTGGGCCGTCTTCTCGCGGCTCACGGCAACGAGCACTATGACGCATACCACGAAAATGGCCACGAGAACGTAGAGGGCCTTGGACACCGACGGGGGGAGGGCCTGGCGCGGGAAGAAGAGGAAGGTGATGGACAAAAGGCCCAGCAGGTCAAAGACCCTGTCGATGAACACCGTCGACACCGCGTACGTGAAAGGGATGCCCCTTCGCTTCGAGATGGCGTAGCCGCGTGCGACCTCCCCGATTCGGGCGGGAAGGACGTTGTTGATGAAAAGGCCGATCACGAGGGCGATGAATGCGTCGCGGAACCTGACCGCGTTCCCCGTTATCATGGACCATCTGAAGGAGCACAGGGTGAGGCAGAGGAAGATGCAACATACGGGCAGGAAGGCGTACGTGAGATCGGCCCTGGCAATCGCCGCGGCGAGCTGTCTGTATTCTATCCCCCTCAGGGAGAAATAGAGAAGGACGATGCTGATGACGAAACCGGCTGCCGTTATGATCCTGTGCTTGTTCATTTCTTATAGTTCGTGACGTATATTCCCGCGCTCACCATGACAAGCCCGGCGACGAGGCCCGTTGTCAGCTCCTCCCCGTGAAAGAGGACTCCGAACGCCACGCCGAAGATGGGCGTGAGAAAGGTGAAGACGGAGAGCTTTGCCACCGGGTAATCGTGGATGAGCTTGAACCAGACCAGGTATGACGCGAAAGCGACGACCACGGACTGGAAGACGAGCGACGATATCGCCATTGTCCCCGGATCCTTGAGCCAGACCGGTTCAAGAAAAAAGGCGCAGAGGAAGAGGACGGGGATGGAGAAGACGAGCTGGTAGAGGAACGTGTTTATGGGATGCATTTTCTCTGCCAGGAATTTCTTGATGTAGAGCGTCGTGGCGCCCCAGAGGAAGGCCGCCAGGATCTCAAGCATGTCGCCGACAAGCATCAGTTTGTTGTAAGTCGAGGGTTTGCCGTAGAAGACGCTGACCAGTCCCGCAAAGGCAAGGACAAGGCCCATCCACTTGAGGGGGTTCAGCCGTTCCCCCAGAAAGAGGTGTGCGCCTGCAGCCACCGCGAAAGGTGACAGATAAAGGAGGATGACGGCCCGCGCCGAGCCCGTGAAGAGCAGGCCCAAATACAGGCAGGCGAACTCGAGCCCGAAGAGGACCCCCACAACGACGCCGTGCACGAGAAGCGGCCCCCGGTGGAGGAGTTTCTGCCTGATGGCCAGGCAATACCCGATCCCCAGCGCTGAAGCCAGAACGGAACGGGCGAAGGATGTAAAGATGGGCGAGAACCCCGTATTCGTGACTTTGATCGCCGAATAGTTGATACCCCACAAAAGGGCCAGGATCAGGATGGTGATGAATCCCCGCGTGTCGATATGGTCAGTTTTCATTGAGATATGACCCATGTTTTATCGACATAGACGGTCTATGTCAAGGAAATTAAGCCCATTAGGAGCGCGGGGACCTGGGCTCCCGCACCTGCCGGGTTTTCCCTTGACAAGGTGCCGGAATTTTTGTTCTATTTAACAGCAAAATCAAGAAAACACGGAGCTTTCCATGAAAAAAACTGCCATCGTCGGGACGGGTTCATACCTGCCCGATCACATCATGACGAATTTCGATATCGAAAAGTTCCTGGACACGTCAGACGAATGGATCTTCACCCGCACGGGCATCAAGGAACGCAGGATAGCCGAGAAGGACCAGGCCACGTCCGACCTGTGCAAGGTTGCCTGCGAGCGGGCGATGAAGGTTGCCGGTGTCACGGCCTCCGACATCGACCTGATAGTCCTCGCCACGATCACCCCCGACACCCATTGTCCGGCCGGGTCGAACTGGCTCGAGGCGAAGCTCGGCTGCACAAAGGCCGTCTCCTTTGACGTGACGGCGGCATGCTCCGGTTTTCTCTTCGCCCTCCACGTGGCGGACAAGTTCATCAAGTCGGGGGCGAACAAGACGGTCCTTGTCGCCGCGGGCGAGATCATGACCAGGGTCGTGAACTGGAAGGAACGGGAAAGCTGCATCCTCTGGGGTGACGGCGCCGGCGCGGCGGTGGTCACCGAATCCGAGAACGGCGCGCAGATCCTCTCGACTCACATCCACACGGACGGGGCGGCGGGCGATACGCTGCTCATGCCCGGCGGCGGATCGAAGACGACGCCTATCTCATACGAAAGCGTGGACAACGGCCTTCACTACCTCAAGATGATCGAGGCCAACAGGTCCTTCAAGGTGGCCGTGAACCGCTTCGCCGAGGCGTGCGAGGAGGCGGCTTCGGTCAACGGTTACACCGTCCATGACGCGGACGTTATCATCCCCCACCAGGCGAATCTCAGGATACTCCAGGGCATGGCGAAGAAGCTCGGCGTACCCCTGGAAAAGGTGTACATGACGATAGAGAAGTACGCCAACATTTCCTCGGCAACGGTCCCCATCGCCCTCGACGAGGCGGTCCGCGACGGCACAATAAAGAAGGACTCCCTCGTCCTTTTGACCGCCTTCGGCGGCGGACTCACCTGGGGAAGCAGCCTCATCCGGTGGTAACGGTTTACATTTGCCGGAAAAATATTTAGAATAATCAATCCCCGGAGGGATGGCTGAGCGGCCGAAAGCGGCGGTCTTGAAAACCGTTGGGCATGCAAGTGCCCCGTGGGTTCGAATCCTACTCCCTCCGCCAATCTTTTCGCCCCGGAAGGGGCGGTTCCAGCAAAAGACGGTCTCAGGTTTCAAGTCTCAGGTTTCAGGTGAGGTCCGTGCGGGGTCCCTTTGCCGTGCAGCCGCGCTCAGCGGATGAGAGGACCGTTCAAAGAGCTTGAAGAAGAAGAAACAAAATTCATCTCCGTGCAATGGTGTTTCTGAGAATGTGAAAACGCAAGGAACGTCCCTATCGGTTTCCGAGGTGTTCGGTATTGACAGGTGTAATACCCGAGTGTATCATACTGGTATGAAGGTGGCGATATCCATTCCAGAGGAAATACTCAACGAGGTTGAAGGGCTCACAAAGGAGTTCGGTTGTTCACGGAGCCGGGTGTTCGCTATTGCCGTGGAGGAGTTGCTCGAACGACGCAGGACCAGGGGCCTGCTCCAGGCGCTCAACGAAGCATACGAGGATGACACCCCGGAAGAGACCGAATTGAAACGGCGTTCCAAAGGCTATCATGCCAGGAAAGTGCAGAAGGAGCCCTGTTGACCATACGGCAGGGGGATATCTTCTGGGTCGACCTGGGGGACCCTGCAGGTTCCGGGCCGGGGTATCGCCATCCCCATGTGGTCATCCAGAACAACGTTTTCAATGAGAGCCGTTTGAATACGGTGGTGCTTTGCGTATTGACGTCCAACGTCAAGAGAGCCGCATCGCCGGGAAATGTGCTGCTCCACAAGGGTGAGGGCAACCTCCCGAAGGCCAGTGTGGCCAATATCACGCAACTGATAACCGTTGACAGGAAGGACCTTGTCGAAAAGATAGGCTCCCTGCAGCCGGCACGGATAAATCAGATCCTGAACGGAGTACGCCTCCTGCTGGAACCAATGGAGCCCTGACCTCTCTCAGGTCAACTTCCGCGACGCCCTTCGCATTGCCTGGGGGATCGAGTTAACGAGGCTGGGTCGGACAGGGACGCCCGTCAGAAAGCAAATAAATCTCATCTAATCCGTAATCCTTTTCTTTTCGATGATCTGGTAGGCCTCTTTCACCAAACTAGCTCCAACAACACAGAAGAGAAAGCGGGGGCGCTGGGTCTCTTTGCCGTGCAGCCACGCTCAGCGGATGAGAGGACCGTTCAAACAGCTTGAAGGACAAGAAACAGAATTCAGTACCGTGCCATGGTGTTTCCGAGAATGTGAAAACGCGAAGAGCCTGTCGGTTCATGTCTATTGACATGCTCGGGCGAGAGGGATAGCATCTTTCTAACACATCGACGATCATCGTTGCTCGCTCAGACCTGAAAAAAAGAGAGTGTGAAGATGGCTTCCAGAGCTCCCCTTTTCTATAATCGGCACAGAATAGAACTAGCCTTTATTGTGTCGGTCTTTTTATTGGCTCCCGTTTTTTCGAGCGCTCAGGAGATCAACAAGTCTTTATTTGGTGATTATGACACGGCGCTGGTAGTTTATGATCGCGCTTCAGGGAAGGCTGTGCACGCCGACCCTGCTCTTAGCGCTCGTCGTCTCACGCCCTGTTCGACTTTCAAGATATATAATACCTTGATCGGCCTTGAGCTTGGGTTGATCAAGGGAGCTGAGGAGCCGTGGTATAAATGGGACGGCGTTAAACGTGAGTTTGAAGAATGGGATAAGGATTTAACCCTTCGGGAAGCATTTGACGTATCGGCTGTGCCGGCGTACCAAATACTGGCGCGTCAGATCGGCGAAAGCCGTATGAAGGATTACATTGAAAGGATTGGCTATGGTTCAGGCGATATATCGGCCGGTGTTGACATATTTTGGCTTCCACGGCCTGGAGTGACGTCTATTAAGATCAGCGCTCATGAACAGGTTGGGCTTTTAAAGAAGCTCCTGGATGGAACACTTCCTTTTTCCGAAAAGAATATAGCGATACTGCGTGATATTATGCAGGTAAAAAAGACCGAAAAAGGAACGCTTTACGGCAAGACCGGTTCGGGTATGGGATCTGATGGAAAATGGAATTTAGGCTGGTTTGTGGGTTTTCTTGAAAGCGGTGGGACAACATACGTTTTCGCCTGCAATATTACTAATGGGGATGCCCCGTCCGGAAAGGTTGCGCGGAAGATCGTTGAAGATGAGTTTCGGTCGATGGGGCTTTTATAGGTGTTGGGCCCGACAGGGGGACATCGTTAACAAGAAAACAACCTTCTCAGACGAGCCTCAATACCTTCCTCTCTGCAATGTCTCTTGCCCTTCTCATGGCGAAACCTATTGCGTGTTGAGCACCTCCGTCGGTCATGGTGACTCCGGGGGCATCTCTGGCCTCCCCGATATTAAAGAACGCCCCCTGGTTGTTCAACTGCGGTTATTGCGGGTCTTTAGCCCGTTGTTAGCAAGTTTTATTCTCTCCAATGCTGTGGTTCGTTAAGAGCTCTTGAGCATTCTACCTGTCCCTTGATATTCCTTAGGGCATCACCACCTAGTGCCTGAACCATCCATGCCGCTGAATGCTCTTCAGGTATGGGATAGGGTGCTTCAAACCCCTGTTTTCCTGCCGGCGCGAATCCGCAACGTGGATAATATGTAGGGTGTCCGAGAACAAATACCAACTCTGTTCCTGATGCCTTCAATCGCTTTAGCCCCTCGTTAATTAGCTTTTGCCCGATCC
Proteins encoded:
- a CDS encoding type II toxin-antitoxin system PemK/MazF family toxin; translation: MTIRQGDIFWVDLGDPAGSGPGYRHPHVVIQNNVFNESRLNTVVLCVLTSNVKRAASPGNVLLHKGEGNLPKASVANITQLITVDRKDLVEKIGSLQPARINQILNGVRLLLEPMEP
- a CDS encoding flippase-like domain-containing protein, which translates into the protein MNKHRIITAAGFVISIVLLYFSLRGIEYRQLAAAIARADLTYAFLPVCCIFLCLTLCSFRWSMITGNAVRFRDAFIALVIGLFINNVLPARIGEVARGYAISKRRGIPFTYAVSTVFIDRVFDLLGLLSITFLFFPRQALPPSVSKALYVLVAIFVVCVIVLVAVSREKTAHRMAGFLQGFKRPFLARLAVRVLEIQENLRRISTPGHIALFIVLSIVNWLSMSSALYFSLKTLGVPLPFVYAPFVTALLNMGLAVPSSPGYIGVYQFLLVYLLAIFGVPKAQSFAVSLFFHASWYIPYNIMGFIFILKEQVHIKDIRKMEG
- a CDS encoding class D beta-lactamase — protein: MASRAPLFYNRHRIELAFIVSVFLLAPVFSSAQEINKSLFGDYDTALVVYDRASGKAVHADPALSARRLTPCSTFKIYNTLIGLELGLIKGAEEPWYKWDGVKREFEEWDKDLTLREAFDVSAVPAYQILARQIGESRMKDYIERIGYGSGDISAGVDIFWLPRPGVTSIKISAHEQVGLLKKLLDGTLPFSEKNIAILRDIMQVKKTEKGTLYGKTGSGMGSDGKWNLGWFVGFLESGGTTYVFACNITNGDAPSGKVARKIVEDEFRSMGLL
- a CDS encoding ketoacyl-ACP synthase III; its protein translation is MKKTAIVGTGSYLPDHIMTNFDIEKFLDTSDEWIFTRTGIKERRIAEKDQATSDLCKVACERAMKVAGVTASDIDLIVLATITPDTHCPAGSNWLEAKLGCTKAVSFDVTAACSGFLFALHVADKFIKSGANKTVLVAAGEIMTRVVNWKERESCILWGDGAGAAVVTESENGAQILSTHIHTDGAAGDTLLMPGGGSKTTPISYESVDNGLHYLKMIEANRSFKVAVNRFAEACEEAASVNGYTVHDADVIIPHQANLRILQGMAKKLGVPLEKVYMTIEKYANISSATVPIALDEAVRDGTIKKDSLVLLTAFGGGLTWGSSLIRW
- a CDS encoding N-acetyl-gamma-glutamyl-phosphate reductase; its protein translation is MLNIGIVGATGYTGAVLMSLLLTHPDAKIKLITSNTYRGRKISDIFPLFRGRLEEVLQPTDGDHRGSCDVYFLCLPHGTAMDKARELFDGKALIVDLSADFRFEDLAIYESAYVPHTAKELAAQAVFGLPELYREKIKGVKLVGNPGCYPTSAILPLYPLVKHGMLEGDIFIDSKSGVSGAGREGKVGSLFCEVSEGFRAYNVGVHRHEPEIQKEVNKYSPQRISFVPHLVPMSRGILTTVYGRLAKAAKTAEVLDVFRETFKGEPFVRIMDENVYPDTRFVRFSNYCDIGLKVLDDGRIIVISTIDNLVKGASGQALQNMNVALGLPETAGLSGVPQYP
- a CDS encoding DMT family transporter is translated as MKTDHIDTRGFITILILALLWGINYSAIKVTNTGFSPIFTSFARSVLASALGIGYCLAIRQKLLHRGPLLVHGVVVGVLFGLEFACLYLGLLFTGSARAVILLYLSPFAVAAGAHLFLGERLNPLKWMGLVLAFAGLVSVFYGKPSTYNKLMLVGDMLEILAAFLWGATTLYIKKFLAEKMHPINTFLYQLVFSIPVLFLCAFFLEPVWLKDPGTMAISSLVFQSVVVAFASYLVWFKLIHDYPVAKLSVFTFLTPIFGVAFGVLFHGEELTTGLVAGLVMVSAGIYVTNYKK